In Candidatus Nealsonbacteria bacterium, the sequence AATCTCTTAGATTTTGGGGTTTCTGAAAACGGAAAAACAATCTATCTCTTAAACGGCCTGAAAGTATTTAAAATTGAATTTTAATATTTTAAACAAGGTTAAAAAAAAAGGGGGGAATTTTCTCCCTTGATTTTTATTAATTTAAATAGCGTGTCTCTCCTCCATTTTCTCCTCACTGGTTTTTGTTAAATACATCAATTTTTCGATTATACTATCTAAAAATATTCCAGCGATTGCTTCAAAAAAAGTTCTTAAAGGTAAAATTGGACCCCCTACTAAACGTTTTCTAGAGTAATCTACAGCTTCAACAACTTCTTCTCTCCCCGGTAACTTTATTGTTACATCTGCCAGTCTTCCAAGCGGCGAATCTCTATGAGAAGTAATGACTATTATCTTTGCTCCAATCTCTGTTATTATTTTTTCACATCTATCTATATTGGTAGATGTAGTGCCCGACCCGGATATAACCATTACGATATCTTCCTCCCTTACCCTTGGAGCAGTAGATTCACCAATGACGTGGGCATGAAAATCCATTTGCCGAAAACGCATAGCACATCCTTCTCCTACTAAC encodes:
- a CDS encoding SIS domain-containing protein, with product MNANKKIDSEKDIQKDITDLMVLKVKLIEDGAKKVLEENREEKGIRGLIDLCMYAYEEHKRVFFMGEGRSKLVGEGCAMRFRQMDFHAHVIGESTAPRVREEDIVMVISGSGTTSTNIDRCEKIITEIGAKIIVITSHRDSPLGRLADVTIKLPGREEVVEAVDYSRKRLVGGPILPLRTFFEAIAGIFLDSIIEKLMYLTKTSEEKMEERHAI